CATTTCCCCGGCCGGTCCAATAGAAATGCAGGCGATCTTCTCGCCGTAGGCGGCCTTCATCTTTTCGACGAGATCATAGTTCGGCAGCCCCTTCAAACTGTTATCCGGTTTGATGGTGATGCCGGCTTTGCTGACATGGATAACATAGCTCTCATCCGTGGACGGCTTGCCCTCCAGGATGAGCGCGGCATAACCGAGGCGCGAAAGCGCAATGGCCGCTTGCCCGCCCGAGTTGGCCTCCTTGATGCCGCCCGTCAGGGGGCTCTTGCATCCGATGGAGAGCCGGCCGGAGATCACTGCGATCGACCCGGAGAGCATCCCCGGCGCGATCACGAGTTTGTTCTCGGCACCGAGCGGGTGGCACAGCGGCGGCACCTCCCGCGAGATCACCGATGAAGTCATGGCCCTTCCGCCCAGACCGGCGTAATCGCCCAGCGGGTGTTCGGTTATCTTCGGCCCGCCGACGGCCCCCATATCAATTCTGATTAGCTTGTCCATATATAACCTCCAGTTCTTTTCTAGGTGACGTGGTTAATGCTTGGGTCAAAGCGGTGCGCCCCTGTTTATCTCCCTGGCCCCCTGCCCGGCCGCATCGCTAGACGCTTCCCGCATGACCTGGGCCGGGAAAAGGGCGAAGAGGGCCTGACCGCTGAAATAAAGGATCCAGTTGTAGGCGTAGAGATGAAATGCGGGCACGGGCGGATCGCCGGTAAGCCAGGTGGCGAAGAGGATCAGGTCGGAATACGGCAGCAGTATGGCGCCGATCAAGACCCCCAGGCTGAGCAGGCCTTGCCCGGAATAAAAGAAATTCCAGAGCGCCAAGGTCGGCAGTATGACATAGATGGTGGCATTGAACACAAACGACCCGTAGCAGAGCAGCGCCTGCGGCGCGACGTTCTGCTGGACCGACATAACCCAGCACCCGACGTTCAGGGCCAGTATCGGCAGGGCAATCAGGTAGCGCAGGCGATCGAACCGGGTCCCCGGCGTGCGGATACTACGGCAATGATGCCATAAGGTATAGCTGTAGATGACATACCCTATGCCGAATAACAACATCGCCCAGGTCAATTTCAGGGACACCGGCTCCACCCGGCTGAGGGCGGAATTGACATAATCGCCGATGCCGGTGGACAAGGCGCCCAGGCCCAGCCATAAGGCATAGCGGCGGGCTGCACTCCCTTGCTCACCCCGAAAGAACAAGAAAAGCTGCGAACCGACCACCGCGGCCATCAACACCAGATGAATTCCATGATAGAGATCGTCAGGAACGTGGTGAATACCGGCCATAAGCGTCACTTCGAGCGTAATGGAAACGGCCAGCAAGATGATCAGATTCCGGATATGAGTCTCAGCCCGCATGGTTCACTCCTCCCCTTTCGTATATCAAGCCCCCCGAACATTACCTCAGGGGCGATGCAATTGGAAAATGCTCGCCAGCGTCCCGCCTTTTTTGACGAATTCCCGTAGACCCTGCAGGTCCAGCATCAGGAACCCGGCGTGCAGATAGCAGGCAAAGAGCCACAAGGGGACATTGAAGATATCCGTATAACGGTAAGCGAAGTAGCCCAGCTGGGAGGTCGCCCCTTCCCAGAAGCAGCCGAATAACCCCATGAGCAGACCAGCCTGGATGGCCGTGGCGCGGTGTGCGCGCACGAAGGGGATGCGGATGACCCAGAGCGCCAGCACGACCCCGCAGTAGATCAGCGGATGCGTGTTGCCAAAAAGCCCTGAGCCGAAGTAGGCCAGGGTGCAGATGATTACGTTGACGGTCATGCCGGGCAGATTCGGGACAGCCGGCCAGGACTTGGCAAAGGGTAACGTGATCAGGAAAAAGCCGGTGGTGGCGCAGGCAAAAATGGGGAAGGTCCATACCGACTGGCCCTTGAAAATGACATCCAGCGGGCCCCAGTAATAGACCAGGATGTCGTTATTGATATGGAAGAACTTGTCACACAGGGTAAACCAGGCCGCGGCCGCAAGGATACCGGCGATTGTAAGGATATTATACGATTTCATGTAGCCTCCATTATCAAGGAAATATATTTCGTGGGTGAGATTCCCCTTGCTCGCGTGCCGCCATATCAGCCGATCTCTTTGAGCCCCGCGCGGATGCTGCGTTCCAGACCAATCTTGACCACCGTGGCGATGAGCGGCAACTTGCCCTCGAATTCGATCGTGTAGTGCAGGCGGCTGCCATCCGGTAGGGCCGAGAACCGCATGACCCCCTGGTGGTTCTTGAGCGGGCTGCCCTTGGTGATGCGGTATTCGATGCATTCGTTCACCCGATAGGCCGTGACCGTTTCTTCAAAAGGCGGCGCCATGAGAACGCGCAGGCTACGCACGGAACCGACGCCATTGCGCTCGGTATCGCCGCCACGCACACGGGTGATGCGAGCCGGCTTGAAGATGTTCGCCATATTTTCATGCTCGGCCAGATAGGCAAAGAGCCTTTCCACCGGCAAGTGGAAGTCCTGTATGATCTCGATACGACTCTTCATATCAACCTCCTGTGATTTTATCCTCGGGCTCAGCCATGGGTATCCCCTCAGAGGTTGTTCATGACGCTCAGGCGGGCGCTGAAATCATAGTGCTCCAGGTCCTTTTGCGCGAGCCTCTTGGCCGGGCATTTGTGCAGGCAGCGGCCGCAGAAGTCTCCGCAGATCAGGCCGAAGCAGTTCTCCAGCATGGCCTTTTCGTAGTAGTGCATCTCGGGGTCGGATTTGGCGGCGTAGAAGTTGATGAGTGAGCCCGGACCCTCCGGGATGGCCACGGTACTGCGGCCGCCCGCGCCCTTGACCATGCCGTGGATGGCGTAGGTGCAGCGGATATTATCGTGCTCAGCGTACTCGAACATGCGCCCGCCGATCTCCACGGTCTGCTTGGCCTCGGCGGCGATAGCCTGGGTGGGGCAGGTCTTGACGCACAGCGGGCCGCAGGCCTCCTTGCGGCACAGGCGCGGGCCCTCATACAGGGGCGTGGGTTCGAGCGCGGCCGAGGTCAGGATGGAATTGAAGCGCTGCATGGCGCCGAATTCAGGGCTCAGGGCCAGGCCGTTCCAGCCGAACTCGGCGATACCGGCCGCCACGGCGGCATGGCGGTGCGAGAACTCGGCCCGCATCTTGCCCTCGACCAGGGTTTCATCCATGTACTTGGTCATGCTGGTCAGCCAGGTGGGCAGGAAACACAGGCTCTTATAACCTTTATATTCGAGGAGCTTGGCCACGCGGTTGACGATGCGCGAGCTCTCCAGGTTGGTAAGCCCATAGCCGTAGAAGAGGTAGGGCGTGTTGGTCTTGGAACGCTCGTCAAAGTTGCCCCACACATCGGCCGCGCCCTGGTGGATGTGCAGGCCGATCGAGATGACCGAGCGGCATTCCGGCATGAAGTCGGTGGGTTTATGGCCTTCCGGGGCGTTAGCAAAGCGCTCCACCGGCGCGATGCCCACCAGATCGGCCCCCAGGTTCAGGAGCGTATCCACCAGTTTGCGCGTCAGTTCATCCATAGCAACCTCCTCAGATGATCATTCATAGCCGCTGGATTACACGGCATTGCAGGTGCGCGCGATCACCTCGTCCTGCAGGTCGGACGATAGATCGTTGAAATAGGCCGCATAGCCCGAGACCCGCACTAGGAGATAGGGGTACTGATCCGGGTGGGCCTTGGCTTTTTTGAGCAGGGCGGCGTCCATGACATTGAGCTGGGCCTGCATGCCGCCACGCTGGAAATAGACGCCCAGGAGCGTATCCAGCACGATAGACCCTTTGGCGCCCTTGAGGGCCTGGGCGTCGAGCTTCAGATTGAAATTGATGCCATTGGCGATCGGTGTGTAATCGATCTTGTTCATGGAGTTGATCAAGGCCGTGGGGCCTTTTTTATCCATGCCGTTCTGCGGGGCCATGCCCGAGGGGAACGGCGCGCCGGCCGGGCGTCCGCAGGGCAAGGCCCCGGTCAGACCCCCGAAATACATATGCGCGGTATTGGAATAGATACCCGGCAGATAGGGACCGCCACGTGTGTTCAGGCCCGAGGCCTTGAGGATGCGCGTATACTCGCGCACGACGAACGCGGTCCAGGCATCCGCCTGGGCGTCGTCGTTGCCGAACTTGGGTGCTGAGCGCATGCGTGCCACCCAGTACGGATCGGGTCTGCGCGAAGCAAGGAGCTGCCGCAGTTTGGCAAGCGTGAGCACGCCCTCCTGGAAGACCAGGTGCTCGATGGCGGCCAGGCCATCGCCGGCCGTGGTAACCCCCACGGCCTGCAGACCCGAGGAGTTGTAGCAGGCGCCTCCCTGCGTGGAGCAGCGGCCCTTTTCCAGGCAGCCCTCTATGAAGGCGCTCGTGAGCGGGGTGGGGTGAAAGCGCGCGTGCGCGCGCTCGATGCACTGAAGGTCGCGGATCATCCGGTCCGCCAGGTATTCCATCTGGGTGACGAAGGCCGCCTTCACGGCCTCCATCGTGGTCAGCTCTTCCACCGGCGCGGTTCTGGCACCGATGCGCCGGAGCCCACCAAAACGCCTGCCCTGGTTCAAGGCCAGTTCCATGGCCAGCGGGACATTGAGCATGGCCGCGTCCGTGGACCCCAGCGTCTTACCCGGCGCGGTGGGCTCCACGCAGCCGATGGCCACGTAATCGCGCGCGTCGGCCAGGTCATAGCCCACCGCGGTCATGGCGGGCACGATCACCTCGTCGTTAAAGAGCGCGGGTGAATTGCTGCCGCGGGAGAGAACCTCATAGATGCGCTGCTTGAACTCCGGGGGAGACCCGGCATGCAACCGGGCATGGAAATTGGGCTGGCGCATGCGCAGTTCGTCGGCGATGTCGATCAGCATGTAGCTCAGGTCATTGGTGGCGTCACCTCCGTCAGGGTGCTGGCCGCCGATGGTGACGACCTGCCAGCTGGGCATGCCGTCGAAGACCCGGTTCAGAGTATCCGAAAAGACCGGGATAGTCTCGCAGAGCTTGATGCTAAAGGCGGCCAGCAATTCCCGCGCCTCATCGGGCGTGATGCGCCCGTGGTCCAGGTCGCGCCGGTAGTAGGGATAGAGGAGCTGATCGAGGCGGCCCAGGCAGAGGGTCTCGCCAATGCTCTCCTGGAACATGGCGATATGCAGGAAGAAGATACTCTGCAGGGCCTCATGGAAGGTCGTGGCACCCTGGCGCGGGACCCGGCGGCAGACGCG
This region of bacterium genomic DNA includes:
- a CDS encoding SRPBCC family protein; this encodes MKSRIEIIQDFHLPVERLFAYLAEHENMANIFKPARITRVRGGDTERNGVGSVRSLRVLMAPPFEETVTAYRVNECIEYRITKGSPLKNHQGVMRFSALPDGSRLHYTIEFEGKLPLIATVVKIGLERSIRAGLKEIG
- a CDS encoding pyruvate formate lyase family protein; amino-acid sequence: MPPSPGSAIGTNRIARLKDAVQTYSRGICTERALLWTQYFRRRKNRRKPMPVQMAEALRHVLLNKSVVIHPDELIVGNYTSQRVGGIIYPESHGLVVMLDLLKFPKRAANPLRISRSEQLKLALIMPFWVNRFIIAKAFPNPLRRIRYSLEQLVAREYFINEVGGLAHLVPDHAKLIARGTDAIKAEVEGLRQQNQDPAKDAFYLATLTSLEALALFGERYAQQAQALADQERDPQRRAELEVVARVCRRVPRQGATTFHEALQSIFFLHIAMFQESIGETLCLGRLDQLLYPYYRRDLDHGRITPDEARELLAAFSIKLCETIPVFSDTLNRVFDGMPSWQVVTIGGQHPDGGDATNDLSYMLIDIADELRMRQPNFHARLHAGSPPEFKQRIYEVLSRGSNSPALFNDEVIVPAMTAVGYDLADARDYVAIGCVEPTAPGKTLGSTDAAMLNVPLAMELALNQGRRFGGLRRIGARTAPVEELTTMEAVKAAFVTQMEYLADRMIRDLQCIERAHARFHPTPLTSAFIEGCLEKGRCSTQGGACYNSSGLQAVGVTTAGDGLAAIEHLVFQEGVLTLAKLRQLLASRRPDPYWVARMRSAPKFGNDDAQADAWTAFVVREYTRILKASGLNTRGGPYLPGIYSNTAHMYFGGLTGALPCGRPAGAPFPSGMAPQNGMDKKGPTALINSMNKIDYTPIANGINFNLKLDAQALKGAKGSIVLDTLLGVYFQRGGMQAQLNVMDAALLKKAKAHPDQYPYLLVRVSGYAAYFNDLSSDLQDEVIARTCNAV